The DNA region CTGTAGGTTCGCGTCGTCAAAAACGATATTTGCGGATTTCCCGCCAAGCTCGAGTGTGACCGATTTCAGATTAGACTCAGCTGCAGCAATGGCAATGCGTCGCCCAGTGATTGTGGAGCCGGTGAAGGCGATTTTATCAACATCCATGTGCCTGGAGAGAGCATCTCCAGTGGTTCGACCGAGGCCGTTGACCAAGTTGAAAACTCCAGCTGGGTATCTGCAAGAATGTACATCAGTCATCAACGTACTTGATAAATCTACGTGCATATAATTATGCTCACCCTGCAAGCTCAAACAGCTCGGCAAACTTGAGAGTCGAGAGAGGTGTTTGCTCAGCGGGCTTGAAAACAATGGTGCAACCAGCAGCCAGGGCAGGGGCAATTTTCCTTTGGATGTCCTATTAGCGATAGGAAATAGTCGTCATGTAGAGTACTGCACCAAATCATCATTAAAAGAGGATAGTTCCAAGGTACAATCTGAGCGCAAACACTAATTCGAATCAGCCGCGATTTAACATTGGCCCGCAAAACCATCCACTTACCCGATGGGCTCCTTGCGAGCCAAGGCATGCTTATGCTTgtcgtcaagctcaatcATTGATCCTTGTATCTTGTCGGCGGAACCTACAGTTACATTAGGCACAAGAACGGTCATAAATAACTAGACCCACCAGCATAGTACCTCAAACAGGCTACTGAGTCTTCAATATCTGCTTTACACCAAGCGAGAGGCTTGCCAGAGTCAAGGTACTCCAGTTTAGccagctcttccattgCCGCCTCCATACCATCGGCTAGCTTGAAAAGCAGCTGGCCGCGTAATTGAGACGATACTTCAGTACCCCAAGCAGTTTCAAAGCAGTGCCTTGCGGCTTTCACGGCCTCATCgacatcttctttgctGGCGGTTTGAACCTGAGCTCTCGATAGTAAGTCGCTTTCACGATTGTACCTTATGATTTCAGACTCACTTCTGCTATGACTTCTTCAGTAGCCGGATTCACAGACAGAAGAGGCTCTCCCCGGCCGTTCTTCCATAGTCCGTTGATGTACAAACCTGTATTGAATGTAACTTCGGCGACAGTGGCACTCATTATGGATGATTAAAATGTGACGAGTTGCGTCCAAAAATCTTTGAAGGATAGAATGAATCTGGAAAGGGAATATAGTTTGTTTTAACATCTTGATTAATCATTTTGAGGGTCTAGGATATAGGAAAAGGTTCGCTCGAGATAGAATGACAGGCAAGAGACGAGCGCGGAGACCGCTTTTCGCTTACTTTCGTCTCTTTCccgaggagagaagatcCCCGTTGATAAGAGCTGGACG from Cryptococcus neoformans var. neoformans B-3501A chromosome 4, whole genome shotgun sequence includes:
- a CDS encoding hypothetical protein (Match to ESTs gb|CF190925.1|CF190925, gb|CF188439.1|CF188439, gb|CF193993.1|CF193993; HMMPfam hit to Aldedh, Aldehyde dehydrogenase family, score: 813.4, E(): 1e-241), yielding MSATVAEVTFNTGLYINGLWKNGRGEPLLSVNPATEEVIAEVQTASKEDVDEAVKAARHCFETAWGTEVSSQLRGQLLFKLADGMEAAMEELAKLEYLDSGKPLAWCKADIEDSVACLRYYAGSADKIQGSMIELDDKHKHALARKEPIGVCAQIVPWNYPLLMMIWKIAPALAAGCTIVFKPAEQTPLSTLKFAELFELAGYPAGVFNLVNGLGRTTGDALSRHMDVDKIAFTGSTITGRRIAIAAAESNLKSVTLELGGKSANIVFDDANLQEAAKWAAFGVYENMGQSCSAGSRVLVQESIYDQFITHFKAAAEAFKVGDPADPDTFQGPQVNEAQFRKVLDYIESGKRSGAKLLTGGSRHGSRGYFIQPTVFGDVTMDMKIAREEIFGPVASVIRFKDEADAISIANNTEYGLAAAVHSQNYARVQRVTRKLKAGTVWINQYVALSHQVPFGGYKQSGWGRELGLEGLEPYLITKSVHHYYGGDFEWPIKI